In Citrus sinensis cultivar Valencia sweet orange chromosome 3, DVS_A1.0, whole genome shotgun sequence, the sequence taatatcaaatttcatatacAAGTAACTATACGACCTATACGACTACATTACTTACATGACTTATACGACCTACATGACCTACAAGACTTACACGACTATATTACTTACACAACCTATATGACTATATGACCTACATAACTAACTACATGACATACACGAtatctagggatggcaatgggcaccgcccgcagcgggtttgccattaccaaactcaaacccgcacaaaatttaaattaccaaacccacccgcaacccgcagcgggttttaatttttgtacaaaaacccacccgcagcgggttttaacaattaccaaacccgcaatggtatgCGGtggattttttgcgggtttccgtatttaaaatcacaaatgtttaatatataaatttataataataacctcaaattccatataacatacttaattttatatttaaataatgtaaatgaaaaattaaaatttccacatcaattcaacacaaattctcaaatttaagtataaattacacaaatccatttaaaaaatacaaactagtatctaaaaataataattacatttcatattatcatttaaaacaagctccaagagaagatattcatttcattcaccaccataagcacccatccaacacaatgcctataataataattaagattaatattttcaaatactaattcgaaggaaaatgcctttagttttctttagattatgactttagaataggatATAggccacatacacacatacacaactttgagcctttggctatttggtaatttaattaatgacattattttctttatatatttttagattaaaattaaattaaaaatatttgaaaaaaatattgcgggtttggtggatatccatgcgggtatccaccggatataaggttaataccaaacccacccgcatccatgtgcgggttttaatttataatactaaacccgcccgcaacgggtaaaattacccgcaacgggcgggttttggcgggtgggtttgggcgggtttgcgggtacaattgccatccctaacgATATCAAAAAGAATGCACGACGCAAAACATTTTCgccataaataaattatattactgaaaaataattaaacaacctacattgcatatatttctacatataagaaaaaattgtgaaaataaaacattataatgtgaggaaaatttctaaattttcctaaaaataaaaaaacttaaaacccAACAACATTAACATACCTTATTGAGTTGTTTAATAAGCAATGCACCTCCTTTCAGTTAAAGAAAGAGTAAGTGTTAAAGaaatgaatacataattatatttgtgtAAGAAGTCATGAGAAATTTTAGGGAATTTTGAGAGAATTTCGGTTGTGATAAGAGATTTAGgtgaaagaaatatgaagaCAGTGAAGTTGAGTGAATTTGATGCATTCATTAAGGGTATTTCAGACTTTACTCACATTTGTTAGGGTATCCatgaaaaccaaaaaagaaatgggtatttaaataattttaaaactattaaagggtgtttaattaaaaacccctACTACCCAACTCTATTATCGTTTCCTTTGTCATATAAAGAACATGACATTGATAATTAGAATCCAAAAGGACATAAGGATAGCAATATTTACCACCAAATTTGTTATTACCAAACCCATACttgcaaaaaatttaaatattaaattcgccTGTAACCCACaacgaatttaatttttaaaagaaaaaccacCCGCTACgagttttaacaattatcaaGTCCATCCACAAcctaatgatgatttttttgtggactcatacatttaaaatagaaaaatatattgtaaagACTTTcaacaatacataaaaatttaaagtatataattcaaattataaatttataacaatagcctaaaaaatcatgataaaatattttattctaaatattttcaatgtaaatgagaaatcaaagtttccatattaaaaaaaatacataaaatatatcaatctaataaaaaatatctctttTACAGATAAATCATCATCACTAAGAACACTGGCTTTGCCCATGCAAATATtgtcaataatattaacaagtaaattttggataattaccggtaacaattaattaaacaaataaaaaaatttgactttAGTAAGCAATCATTAGGTTCAagtcattaaaataaaataaacaaaattaatcaaatcaaaataaaatatcggtgatattaaacttgaaattataaaatgtttacTAGTTAAAAACTTATTGCGTGTGTACACACACACCCGTTAAAAGGAGAAAGGTATGCGGCTGCAGTGAATTAGGTTAGGTTtaggaattaaataaattagatcgCTAGTAATCATTTCAACTTACAAGtatttatgattaaattttttaatgtaatttttataattaaaattaaaaacataaataattaaaaaaaaaagtaaaaaccaAAGCACGGGTATCCACCcgattttttttctgaatatCAAACCTATCTGCAACTCATAGTcgattaaaatttgaaatagcAAGTTGATTTGTGGGTTCATTGGTAATTTTGTCATCTCTAGAAGAACACATGATCAGAATACTGAGGGGGCAAAATCACCATTATAGGACATCAGAGACAACACTAAAATAGGCTTCCGAAAATCCAATGACCCATACCCACTATTCGGCGACGACCCTAAATAGTtttaaagccaaaaaaaaaaaaaaaaaaatatgcattGCCCTCTATATGCTCGACAGTTACCCTTATATAACAGCACCAAATTGACAGATGCTACGTATAAAGATATCAGGGGGAATCAATCTAGTTTGCAAAACCCTTCGAAGCAAacccaatgcaaccaattcatCTCCACATCGTAATGAGTCATCAGTTACCACAATTTCAGGTTCTTCACCTTCAGACAAATCACTATAGAGCTTCACCAATTCAGACATATCGATGATAAACACTCGTAACGATGAACTCATCGAAGCTCAACAAAGTTTCCACAAGTGAAGAAACCGTACCCTACGTGAGGGAACAAAGGAGTACAAAAGAGTTACTGGAAAGTCTCCTACACTGAACACCCCTAggcctaatttttttttaatcaaatgttcagtctcttttttttaaggccCCTAGATTAAGGTTATTAACTGCCTTGACACCAAACGTGAAGCCCGACACGTGTGAGACATGCAAATGTGTTAGTAGTTGTAATTTCATGACGACACATTTGCGCAAATTTGTTAGTGATTAGCTGTGGACCGGAATGCCGTGTTCTTCTTATCCGAATAAACTCTGCATCTCAATCTTGTGCGCCTCATCCCACACAACCAATTTATATGTCGTCATACGTGACAATGCCTCATTGGCCCAATGAAACCCGGCTCATGGGCCAAGTGTACGTATGGGCTATGTCAACATCATAAGCATCCGACGgtttaatttactttctcgCCTAAGTTTTCTTCGGCAGCAAGATAGAAGAAGGTCAAACGAAATTTCTTATTGGCTAAGCCAAACAGCCctttatgttatattaaaaGCGAGCGGATTTCTCACGATATTTAGGaggaggagagagagagagggagagcgAAAATCGGCTTACGTGTACGCATTTTTGGGGTTTAATTACTATCTAATCTCATCCGTTTTGATTGTATTGGGACTTTGAACCGTTCACAAATTATATTCTGGTTCGGGTTATAGGGTTATTGGTTTGTTTGGTTTATGACTTGATTATAAGAGTAGAGTGATTGTGGTCTTTGGCTTGCGGGTACTGGATTGCTCAGTGGCTATGGAGTCTACTATGGTTATCAAGGTCtgatctctttctttttcttttcttagttttGGGTTCCTTATGTCATTTGATCGtaaagttgtaatttttaCAGCTAATTTTAGTGCaagtttgtttctttcttaaatttttttgctcaATCGTTGTTGAATTGGCAGCGAAAATTGAAAAACGTGTGGAATTTGggaattttatttgttttccaGTTTTAGGTTTTCGTACAGTTGGATTGAAATGGGTGTTTTGGTTTGATCTATTGTTTGTTATGATCTCTCTATTGGTTTGGCTGAGTCAGCTGAGTTAAAGTTCATTTCTGATCCGGCTAGAAACATTTTCTTCTGGTTGTTCTAAAgctttaaaattattcaatttctcATGCAATTGAGGtaatttctataaataatagtctgggaaacaaaaataactaattttttttcacgattttttattttgtaattttttataatgccTAATGGGATTTCCTGATACATGTTTGATTTCAACCAATATTTAGCCAGTGCATATTAAATTTTCCCCAAAGGGTCCATGAAAGTTAGTTTGTGGAATGACATGTATTTACGATGTTTAAAGGCTGTATCCTTGAGAGCTGGACTAGTGAACTCTGGGATTGAAAAGAAATAGTGTATGCTCTTCTGAGAAGAACCTAATTAATGCATATTCATCTTTATTTactgattttaatttaaatgaactgTTTTGATTTATCTCTATTTGAACATTATGCCTTTTGgcaaagttttaaatttatggaaTATCATGTTGGCGTTTCAATTATTACGTGCTAGATATTTATTCTATATGTTTCCCTTTACTTTTATGGAAATATGTAGCTGAAAATTTCTGGTGATTAAACTTGTGATGTACTCTCTGCAGGTTAAGTATGGAGATACACTTAGGCGCTTTAATGCTCGtgttgatgaaaatgaaaagttggATCTCGACATTGATGGATTGAGGGCAAAGATCAAAAGTCTCTTTAATTTTCCTCATGATTCTGATCTTACACTGACTTATGTTGATGAAGATGGTGACATAGTAACTCTTGTTGATGATGCTGATCTGTGTGATGTAATGAGGCAGCGTCTTAAGTTCTTGAGGATTGATGTGCACCTGAACAATGACAAATTTGGTAAAGCTTATGCTAGATCAAGTGGAAGTTCTACTCCCTTGAGATCCCCGCGAATCCAGCATCCATTACCTGACATCGACAGTAAGATTTCTGAAATTCTGAAATCTGTGCCAGAGCCACTGCGTGAAGCCATATCAAAGCTATCTACTGACGTTGCTTCAAAGGCTGCATCCACCAGTCCAATGATTACTGATCTTGTTgggtatttttcaaaaatgggCCTGTCCCACGTGAATGTAGTTCCCCAGTCCCAATATGGTGCAGAATCAAGTGGGAAGGCAGAGGCTTCTGAAAATCTAATGGCTCATTCAGTTTCTAATGATCCAAATGTGTCAAAAGATGATGGCCTGAGGGAAGTTTTGCCAACGACAAACCTGAAGGAAGTTTTTCCAAAGACAAGCCTGAAGGAAGTTTTGCCAAAGACAACAGCTGTGGATTCAACTTCTAAAAGTAGCAAAGATGTTGATATTGGGATTGCAGCTCGAGGCGTAGGAGCACTTCTCTCTTCTGTTGACCTCAATCTTCCACCGGTTGATTCTGCTCCATCTGGAAGCACCATGAGCATTGCTCCTCCTGCGTCCAATATTACAGCTGGTGATGACCGGATGGATGCTAATGAGAATAGTGTTCATCAAACTACCAGTGTTCCTATGTCCACAAGTTCTGTTGATCCTATGTGGCCTTCTGATGTAAATCAACCTCGTACTGCTGATTTGGGTGGTAATCTTTCTACCAACTGCCCATTTAGTGGGATTCCAGTAGCAAATGAGTCTGCTGGTAGTTCCCGGCATCCTCGCCGTGGTCATTTCAAGCGGGGCTTTAATCGTGATGCCTTGATGGGTATGTTCCATAAGGGTGTTCGTTGTGATGGTTGTGGGGTTCATCCAATTACTGGACCTCGATTCAAATCAAAAGTGTAAGAAAATATCCAAGCTTTGGTTGGTGTTTAATGGATGTTTTATGTCAGATGCTAACAGTgtagtttttgttttcttctgcAGGAAAGATGATTATGACCTGTGCAGCATCTGCTTTGCAGCTATGGGTAGTGAAGCTGATTATATTAGAATCGATAGGCCGGTTCATTATCGACATCCACGACCTTTCAGAGGGTTATATGATCATGTGTGTATACTCCTCAACTGTTCAGTACCTTAATTCTTCCATTGTGTTTACTGACGAattcttatttgttttctccTCACTTGAAGAGACAGAACTTTTGGCTGGGAACCCCAGGCCCAGATACACAACATGTTGGTGCACTAGGAGCTCCACACATTTTGAGAGATCGTGGAATCAAGCCTGGTTGTTCTAGGTTAGACAGTTGCTTTATTTTGGATGTTAATGTATTGGATGGGACTATGATGGCTCCATCTACCCCATTTACAAAGATATGGAGGATGCGCAATACTGGTAATTTGGCTTGGCCTAGGGGTTCTCAACTTGTGTGGATTGGGGGCGATAGGTTTAGTGATGGAGTTTCAGTTGAGATAGAGGTTAGCAAGTTTAATTCTGTTATGTTTTGGAAAtgttttcaagttcattttcaACTTTTGTTATACTTGACATCAATGGAAAGTAATTCCATAGTGTTGCATGGGCATTTTTCATACATTCAATTCATTTCAGGTTCCTGCTGATGGTGTGCCGGTGGAGGGGGAGATTGACATTGCAGTTGATTTTACTGCTTCTGAATTGCCTGGTCGTTATATCTCTTATTGGAGGATGTCCTCACCATCAGGGGTCAAATTTGGGCAACGTGTATGGGTTCTTATACAGGTATTGCGTGCACTTGAAAGCATTGCCATTTCTTTTAAAGCATATGCTtttgataattataatttggttGCTTCTTATAAAATTCCTTCCTGATTCTTCCTTGTAGGTCGATCCCTCTCTGAAGGACAGCATTAGTGATGGCTTTGGAGGCTTGAACTTGAATGTTCCCCCTGAGAGCACTAGGTCTAATGGTGCTGAAATTATTGATGTGAATGTTCGGCCTATTGTGGATGGAGGCTTTCAGGAGCCTAGCAACTCCTTCAGTGTGAAGGAGCCAGCAAAGCCATGGGTTGAACAGCCTAAAAAGGAGCAGGAGATGAATGTTCCTCTAAATGATAGCTTGCTGGTTGGGCACGGTGGTGCTTCAGCTTCTGCTCCTCCACCTCCACTCCCCCGTTCAGAGGCTACTTCAACCGTGTTGTATCCCATTATTGACCTGGCTGAATCAGAAGCCGATGAGACATCTCATCCAGCAGTCTCTTTTACCGGTTTACCAACATCATCTGAAGAGATCCGTAGTGATAAAGATGCTGTTGAGCAGACCCTCCTCAGGGAACTCGAGGAGATGGGTTTCAAGCAGGTTGATTTGAACAAGGAGATATTGAGGATGAATGAGTATGACTTGGAGCAGTCTGTGGATGATCTCTGTGGTGTGTCTGAGTGGGATCCAATCCTTGAGGAGTTGCAGGAGATGGTGAGTTCCTATGTCAAAACTGTGATGAAGTGTAGgaatgttttgttttctctctGTTTTATCTTTCCTTTCCTCCCTCTGTGTATATGGATTTCCAGTAAGGAGAGACCTACAGATATTGAATCCCCATTTGGTTTGTGTTACAGGGTTTCCATGACGAAGAAACTAACAAGAGGCTGCTGAAGAAGAACAATGGGAGTATCAAGGGTGTGGTGATGGATCTTCTTACCGGGGAGAAAGCTTAGTTGATCCCAgtagtatatatatttatgaataaaatgttGAGACTAAAACATGATATGGATGATTACAGTTTAGATGTCCAACATCTTCTTTGGTGGTATTTGGAATCGGATCATTGTTAAGTAAATATGGAATTATTAAATAGTATTGTATAGTTCGTCTTTATCCATTCCTTGGTTTTTCCTATGCGCAACTTTTATATGTATTCTGTTCTGCTGCTTTACTGTCTGGTTCTGATTTAGGTCTTAAAAGAAAGACTCTTGGGGTTTGGGCATGATTAAGATGCCGCTGTTTACAACTCTCATGTCACAAAACTATTATATATGTGTGGCTGTACTTGCATAAATGGGACACTTTGGGTTCAAAGATCAATTGGGTTTTGTTGGTCTTGCGATGTTTAGCAAATTGCTAGAAGTTACTCAACACAACAGGAGATGCAACCATGCAAAATGTTGACGTGAGTGATGAAAGGAATGTAGTTGTTGATCCATTTTTACATGAAGAGTTGTTCATAGACCTTATTTGCAATGAGCATTGCACAATGTAATACGAGTAGCTAGCTAAGAAACGATACATCAACTCGTAAACTGAAGCTTCAATTGTTTGAGATTGTTATTAGTGTGAAAGCTTCCAAAAATTTAGGTGTGAAAACTGAATCATGTCATTTAAGATGTAACTAACGATGACAGCACGAAGTGTTTTATAGAAGTGGAGTGAAATACACGAGAAGGTGAAATTATAGGTACTGCCGCTAGTTCAGCTGTTCaggcatttctttttcttagtGAGTGGGTTGTTTGTCCACATGATTGACAAGATCAGTTTCCATGTGATTAGGATTAGTTTATGGCACCCACAGTCTTTATTACAATATTCACAAATATCTCTTTCTTGTTTCTCCTCGTCTCTCTCTTCCCCCAATTCTTTATTGAACACTGACGCAAATGTCTTCCACGATTCTGTATATAGATCAAGAGTGAAGCTTTGTGCTCcctaatattaaataaagccTAAATCCAATCTCTCCACTCCATTAAGCTCCTTAATGGGTGGTCacagaattttaatttaaataataataataataataataataataataataatcatcatcatcatcatcatcatcatcatcatcatcataattgaTCTTCACTTGAAAGTTTGTTGATTGCCTCTCTTCTCTGCTCCCCTTTATGGGGATTCTTCTCTTTTCCCCAtgaattttctataaatttcattttttgggcTTTGGGTCTTTTTCCCTTTGCTCTATTTGGTGTTTGGTGTCACTCTTTCTCTGCCCCTATGCTACTACATCTACATGTGGGGTTCCTCACTTTTGCCTCCTCAGCGACATGTAAGCCATCGGTCTGTGAGTTTTGATCTCTGGGTCTGACTCTTGAGTCTTGAGATGTGGTTATCAACACAGCAGTATACAGAGCATGTCCTGTTTACTTCTCTGTTTCTTGTCAGCTCATCCATACACTCTGTGAAATGAGCTTTTCAATGCTTTCCTTTTTTGGGCTCTGTTGTGTGATTTTTTACCATACATTGGGTGATGAGAACTAGGATTTCTTGGTAAATATTAGATAGATATATGTAAGCACATGTTGAATTCTTTCTTGCTTTGGAACCATGGAATCTGGGAGTAGGTTTTACTCGACCGATGAGTTCAAGTTGGATGCTAAATGGCTAATTGATCCCAAGCATCTTTTTGTTGGACCAAGGATTGGAGAGGGAGCCCATGCCAAAGTATACGAGGGAAAGTAAGTCTGCAGCCAATTCTCAGATTAGTTCTTGTTCTTAACATTATGTTGTCCGAAAAGCGATCAAGTAGAAAGCTTACATACTTCTTATTTCTTGGCATTGCCACCTCTATGCTGTGTTGTATTTCTCCTTGTACGAGGAAAATGCTTTTGacatttgtaaaattttgctCCCTTTTGAACAAAATCCAgaaatttatgtcatttttgtgtatttttaatcaataatcTGGGTTTTTTGTGGAAacttaatattctttttatgtGCATGAAGACTAATAAAAGTCCCATCATGTTGGAAATTGTAAAACTTCCTCTGGGTTTCAATCTGGCTGTTGGTAATGAAGCCGGCTTAGGCTCCTAAACAGATTTGAGCCTCTTGATTGACACTGTGGTGTCTGGTAGTGTTGCAGGTATCTCACTATGTTTGTTCTATTCCCTTCAGATACAAAAACCAGACTGTTGctattaaaattgtttataaaggagaaactCCAGAGGAGATCGCCAAGAAAGAATCACGGTTTGCAAGAGAAGTTGCAATGTTATCTAGAgttcaacataaaaatttagtgaAGGTTGGATTTGAATCCACGGTTTTGAGGATATTCATCTTTCTTATGTCATTGTAGGAGTGgcaaaaattacattttgatgATAATGGTTATATTGTTGTGTCTAAGTATGATGTTGTATTTCTATGCGTAAACAGTTTATTGGTGCCTGTAAAGAGCCTGTAATGGTGATAGTTACTGAGCTTTTATCAGGAGGTACACTGCGTAAATACTTGCTGAACATGCGGCCAAGGTGCTTAGACGTTCGTGTTGCAATTGGTTTTGCACTTGATATTGCTCGTGCAATGGAATGCCTTCATTCTCATGGAATCATACATCGTGATCTGAAACCTGGTAATCTCTCTTCCATTTcactttttaacttttaaggtATAGATAAGGATTAAAATATTGGTAGATGACTTATATTATACAAGGTGCACGGTCTTTGCTACATGGAGATCTTTAGTTGTGGGAATCTTGTACCAATCCCACATGTCTCATCTTTGGAGCTACAGGTTTGAGATATTCATATTCTTAGTATAATATCATATGTAACAGATTATCTCCATTATTACAAGCATATGTGCTGGCAGTTGACTTTATAGAGTTAAGTTTTCAAAGTATTGTACTTCAAGTCACATTAAATTACTTGCACATCTCTGTTCCAACTAGCGGCTCGCATAAGCATTTGTAAGACTTCTCAAGTGGTTATTGggtattgaaaaaattaacagaTTTCATTAGTTAGTTATTGGTTCAATAGCTGACCGTTCATTCAAGCATGAAATCATTAGTTATGATCACTTGTGATGTCTTATAG encodes:
- the LOC102622663 gene encoding protein NBR1 homolog isoform X2; the protein is MESTMVIKVKYGDTLRRFNARVDENEKLDLDIDGLRAKIKSLFNFPHDSDLTLTYVDEDGDIVTLVDDADLCDVMRQRLKFLRIDVHLNNDKFGKAYARSSGSSTPLRSPRIQHPLPDIDSKISEILKSVPEPLREAISKLSTDVASKAASTSPMITDLVGYFSKMGLSHVNVVPQSQYGAESSGKAEASENLMAHSVSNDPNVSKDDGLREVLPTTNLKEVFPKTSLKEVLPKTTAVDSTSKSSKDVDIGIAARGVGALLSSVDLNLPPVDSAPSGSTMSIAPPASNITAGDDRMDANENSVHQTTSVPMSTSSVDPMWPSDVNQPRTADLGGNLSTNCPFSGIPVANESAGSSRHPRRGHFKRGFNRDALMGMFHKGVRCDGCGVHPITGPRFKSKVKDDYDLCSICFAAMGSEADYIRIDRPVHYRHPRPFRGLYDHNFWLGTPGPDTQHVGALGAPHILRDRGIKPGCSRLDSCFILDVNVLDGTMMAPSTPFTKIWRMRNTGNLAWPRGSQLVWIGGDRFSDGVSVEIEVPADGVPVEGEIDIAVDFTASELPGRYISYWRMSSPSGVKFGQRVWVLIQVDPSLKDSISDGFGGLNLNVPPESTRSNGAEIIDVNVRPIVDGGFQEPSNSFSVKEPAKPWVEQPKKEQEMNVPLNDSLLVGHGGASASAPPPPLPRSEATSTVLYPIIDLAESEADETSHPAVSFTGLPTSSEEIRSDKDAVEQTLLRELEEMGFKQVDLNKEILRMNEYDLEQSVDDLCGVSEWDPILEELQEMGFHDEETNKRLLKKNNGSIKGVVMDLLTGEKA
- the LOC102622663 gene encoding protein NBR1 homolog isoform X1 → MESTMVIKVKYGDTLRRFNARVDENEKLDLDIDGLRAKIKSLFNFPHDSDLTLTYVDEDGDIVTLVDDADLCDVMRQRLKFLRIDVHLNNDKFGKAYARSSGSSTPLRSPRIQHPLPDIDSKISEILKSVPEPLREAISKLSTDVASKAASTSPMITDLVGYFSKMGLSHVNVVPQSQYGAESSGKAEASENLMAHSVSNDPNVSKDDGLREVLPTTNLKEVFPKTSLKEVLPKTTAVDSTSKSSKDVDIGIAARGVGALLSSVDLNLPPVDSAPSGSTMSIAPPASNITAGDDRMDANENSVHQTTSVPMSTSSVDPMWPSDVNQPRTADLGGNLSTNCPFSGIPVANESAGSSRHPRRGHFKRGFNRDALMGMFHKGVRCDGCGVHPITGPRFKSKVKDDYDLCSICFAAMGSEADYIRIDRPVHYRHPRPFRGLYDHRQNFWLGTPGPDTQHVGALGAPHILRDRGIKPGCSRLDSCFILDVNVLDGTMMAPSTPFTKIWRMRNTGNLAWPRGSQLVWIGGDRFSDGVSVEIEVPADGVPVEGEIDIAVDFTASELPGRYISYWRMSSPSGVKFGQRVWVLIQVDPSLKDSISDGFGGLNLNVPPESTRSNGAEIIDVNVRPIVDGGFQEPSNSFSVKEPAKPWVEQPKKEQEMNVPLNDSLLVGHGGASASAPPPPLPRSEATSTVLYPIIDLAESEADETSHPAVSFTGLPTSSEEIRSDKDAVEQTLLRELEEMGFKQVDLNKEILRMNEYDLEQSVDDLCGVSEWDPILEELQEMGFHDEETNKRLLKKNNGSIKGVVMDLLTGEKA